One region of Pyramidobacter sp. YE332 genomic DNA includes:
- a CDS encoding tripartite tricarboxylate transporter permease — protein sequence MLALFGQGLMQAATPLNIMYIAFGVIWGIIGGAIPGISASVAMSLLLPLTFGMDPAHSLPMLAAVYVGAEYGGSIPAILIKTPGTGAAAATVLDGYEMQRKGLGGKALCISLYAGVLGGLVSVIILVFSTLPLARFALKFGPSQYFWMAMMGLSIVGAVSGKDPMKGIISAAFGLFLAIIGMDKFTSTQRFTFGVFRLSEGLDLIPVLVGLFALSEVFRQIFSGEIFNVIKDRIKMTYPSKKELAAVTPIVLACGAMGSVVGALPGAGATIASWIGYSETKMFCKNNETFGTGDIRGVAAPESANNAVPAGGLIPLLALGIPGSNSTAILMVGFSLAGISCGPMLFINQPQVPYGLMASMFVAQIVLLFVGLMMLRPCVYITSIKKIYLTSAIMLFAFIGAFSTTNDIYSVILVLVFGLIGFVMKELGFAPAATVLGFVLGELVEGNLRRTMQMSRGSMDIFFAGGLNKFFIALTILGVLFPYISKWISSRRKAAA from the coding sequence ATGTTGGCTCTTTTCGGTCAGGGCCTGATGCAGGCCGCGACGCCTCTCAACATCATGTACATCGCTTTCGGCGTCATCTGGGGCATCATCGGCGGCGCCATCCCCGGCATTTCCGCTTCGGTGGCTATGTCGCTGCTGCTGCCGCTTACGTTCGGCATGGACCCCGCGCATTCGCTGCCCATGCTGGCGGCTGTTTACGTGGGAGCGGAGTACGGCGGCTCGATCCCCGCCATTCTGATCAAGACGCCCGGCACGGGCGCCGCGGCGGCCACAGTGCTCGACGGTTACGAGATGCAGCGCAAGGGGCTGGGCGGCAAGGCGCTGTGCATTTCGCTGTATGCCGGTGTGCTTGGCGGCCTGGTTTCCGTCATCATCCTGGTGTTTTCCACGCTGCCGCTGGCGCGTTTCGCTCTGAAGTTCGGACCCAGCCAGTACTTCTGGATGGCCATGATGGGGCTTTCCATCGTCGGCGCCGTGTCCGGCAAGGATCCCATGAAAGGCATCATCTCCGCCGCGTTCGGCCTGTTCCTCGCCATCATCGGCATGGATAAGTTCACGTCGACGCAGCGTTTCACGTTTGGCGTGTTCCGGCTTTCCGAGGGGCTTGACCTGATTCCCGTGCTGGTCGGGCTGTTCGCCCTCAGCGAGGTGTTCCGCCAAATTTTTTCGGGCGAGATTTTCAACGTCATCAAGGACAGGATCAAGATGACCTACCCCAGCAAGAAGGAGCTCGCCGCCGTCACTCCCATCGTTCTGGCCTGCGGCGCCATGGGATCCGTGGTCGGCGCTCTGCCCGGCGCAGGGGCCACGATCGCCTCGTGGATCGGGTATTCCGAGACGAAGATGTTCTGCAAGAACAATGAGACGTTCGGCACTGGCGACATCCGCGGCGTCGCCGCTCCCGAATCGGCCAACAACGCCGTTCCCGCCGGCGGCCTGATTCCGCTGCTGGCGCTCGGCATTCCCGGCTCGAACTCGACGGCTATTCTCATGGTGGGATTCAGCCTGGCGGGCATCTCCTGCGGCCCGATGCTGTTCATCAATCAGCCGCAGGTTCCCTATGGTCTGATGGCCAGCATGTTCGTGGCGCAGATCGTGCTGCTCTTCGTGGGGCTGATGATGCTCCGTCCCTGCGTGTACATCACCTCCATCAAGAAAATTTACCTCACTTCGGCTATCATGTTGTTCGCCTTCATCGGCGCGTTCTCCACGACCAACGACATTTACTCCGTAATTCTCGTGCTGGTCTTCGGCCTGATCGGTTTCGTCATGAAGGAACTGGGGTTCGCGCCGGCGGCCACGGTGCTCGGATTCGTTCTCGGCGAACTGGTGGAGGGCAACCTGCGCCGCACCATGCAGATGTCCCGCGGCTCCATGGATATTTTCTTCGCCGGCGGTCTGAACAAGTTCTTCATCGCTCTGACGATCCTCGGCGTGCTGTTCCCCTACATCTCCAAGTGGATCAGCTCTCGCCGCAAGGCCGCGGCTTAA
- a CDS encoding gamma-glutamyltransferase: protein MNKKVLAAVALGLSVFAGSASANLMYKQTRPTISGRAVAHAGSPAAALAGMKILQAGGTAFDAALAMAAAQSYSEVMMCHIFGGDLQLIGYSAKDKKVFSFNGTGWAPNKAKEQLERDAEIPAKGIFSMHIPGEWSGWMTFLAKYGTMPLKDILAPVVDMAENGIIVDDFLANMIEKNAGPMNDQAKAVFFPNGKALKAGDVYVNKDYADLMKTMGEVAAKAAEGKTLADGFKAADDYFYRGPVAEEIVKWNNENGGDFSIEDFNEFHAEETTPITTNYRGIDVYCTPPNSQGTVLIETLNMLENYDLKAMGHNSKDYINVLTQALQIAINHRNRFSADPRFHKFPAALLTKEFAKEMTKQIDMNKAVDEIPLGDQKYFVDYEKKGPDTTHMFVCDAEGNIVAVTHSINHFFGSSMMVHGIMMNDRRIQYSPDMDLPNALEAHKRTVQTITPSIALKDGEPYMAFGTPNADRQEQTKVQGFLNVVEFGMRPQAAVETPRIATDAAGDTASLNKYPKQISYMVNYPTQVDPKVLDELKAMGYKMVPVTNTGSLGLGVRENGFWSVGADPTRNAYTFAW, encoded by the coding sequence ATGAACAAGAAAGTTTTGGCAGCAGTTGCGCTGGGCCTGAGCGTTTTTGCCGGCAGCGCGAGCGCGAATCTGATGTACAAGCAGACGCGTCCCACGATCAGCGGCCGCGCCGTCGCTCACGCGGGCAGTCCCGCCGCGGCACTGGCCGGCATGAAGATCCTGCAGGCCGGCGGCACCGCGTTCGACGCGGCGCTGGCCATGGCTGCGGCGCAGAGCTACAGCGAGGTCATGATGTGTCACATCTTCGGCGGCGACCTGCAGCTGATCGGTTATTCCGCCAAGGACAAGAAGGTTTTCAGCTTCAACGGCACCGGCTGGGCTCCCAACAAGGCCAAGGAGCAGCTCGAGAGAGACGCCGAGATTCCCGCCAAGGGCATTTTCTCCATGCACATCCCCGGCGAGTGGTCGGGCTGGATGACGTTCCTGGCCAAGTACGGCACGATGCCCCTGAAGGACATCCTCGCGCCCGTGGTCGACATGGCCGAGAACGGCATCATCGTCGACGACTTCCTGGCCAACATGATCGAGAAGAACGCCGGCCCCATGAACGATCAGGCCAAGGCCGTGTTCTTCCCCAACGGCAAAGCGCTGAAAGCCGGCGACGTCTATGTGAACAAGGACTATGCCGATCTGATGAAGACGATGGGCGAGGTGGCGGCCAAGGCGGCCGAAGGCAAGACGCTTGCCGACGGCTTCAAGGCGGCCGACGACTACTTCTATCGCGGCCCTGTCGCCGAAGAGATCGTCAAGTGGAACAACGAAAACGGCGGCGATTTCTCCATCGAGGACTTCAACGAGTTCCATGCCGAGGAGACCACGCCCATCACCACCAACTACCGCGGCATCGACGTGTACTGCACGCCTCCCAACAGCCAGGGCACCGTTCTGATCGAGACGCTCAACATGCTCGAGAACTATGACCTCAAGGCCATGGGGCACAACAGCAAGGATTACATCAACGTCCTCACCCAGGCTCTGCAGATCGCCATCAACCACCGCAACCGCTTCAGCGCCGATCCCCGCTTCCACAAGTTCCCCGCCGCGCTCCTGACCAAGGAGTTCGCCAAGGAAATGACCAAGCAGATCGACATGAACAAGGCCGTCGACGAGATCCCGCTGGGCGACCAGAAGTACTTCGTCGACTACGAGAAGAAGGGTCCCGACACGACGCATATGTTCGTCTGCGACGCCGAAGGCAACATCGTGGCCGTGACGCACTCCATCAACCATTTCTTCGGTTCCAGCATGATGGTGCACGGCATCATGATGAACGACCGCCGCATCCAGTACTCGCCCGACATGGATCTGCCCAACGCGCTCGAGGCTCACAAGCGCACCGTGCAGACGATCACGCCTTCGATCGCTCTGAAGGACGGCGAACCTTACATGGCTTTCGGCACGCCCAACGCCGACCGTCAGGAACAGACGAAGGTCCAGGGATTCCTGAACGTCGTCGAGTTCGGCATGCGCCCCCAGGCGGCCGTCGAGACTCCCCGCATCGCTACGGACGCCGCCGGCGACACGGCCAGCTTGAACAAATATCCCAAGCAGATTTCCTACATGGTCAACTATCCGACCCAGGTCGATCCCAAGGTGCTCGACGAGCTGAAGGCCATGGGCTACAAGATGGTCCCCGTGACCAACACCGGTTCTCTCGGCCTTGGCGTGCGCGAGAACGGCTTCTGGAGCGTCGGCGCCGATCCCACCAGAAACGCCTACACCTTCGCCTGGTAA
- a CDS encoding D-2-hydroxyacid dehydrogenase codes for MSKTTKKILVTVMPVTEEHKMWLEERAGGGNFDCRFVYQEGGLSATDLEDVNVVIGNLPPELAKGAPKLEWLQLNSAGADPYAQPGALPPGCRLTSASGAYGLTVSEHMLALTFALVRRLEQYALNQTRREWSARGSIISVEGATILVLGLGDIGGSYARKVHALGAHVLGVRRRVGEKPDYLDELHAIDELDRLLPRADIVAMVLPGGAATEHLMDERRLGLMKKGAFLINVGRGSAVDPEALKKALRAKHLGGAALDVTEPEPLPAGDELWGFDNVIITPHVAGFFYLPETLNRIVRIAGDNLRAWTRGRPLSHVVDVKKDA; via the coding sequence ATGAGCAAGACAACGAAAAAGATCCTCGTCACCGTGATGCCCGTCACGGAAGAACACAAGATGTGGCTGGAGGAGCGGGCCGGGGGCGGAAATTTCGACTGCCGGTTCGTCTATCAGGAAGGCGGTCTGAGCGCCACCGATCTGGAAGACGTGAACGTCGTCATCGGCAACCTGCCGCCGGAACTGGCCAAAGGCGCGCCGAAGCTCGAATGGCTGCAGCTCAATTCCGCCGGCGCCGATCCCTACGCGCAGCCCGGCGCGCTTCCCCCGGGCTGCCGGCTCACCAGCGCTTCGGGCGCTTACGGGCTGACCGTGTCGGAGCACATGCTGGCGCTGACGTTCGCGCTGGTGCGCCGCCTCGAGCAGTACGCCCTCAATCAGACGCGGCGCGAATGGAGCGCGCGCGGCAGCATCATCTCCGTGGAGGGGGCGACGATCCTCGTCCTCGGTCTGGGCGACATCGGCGGCTCTTACGCGCGCAAGGTGCACGCGCTGGGCGCTCACGTCCTCGGCGTGCGCCGCCGCGTCGGCGAGAAGCCGGATTATCTCGACGAACTGCACGCCATCGACGAGCTCGATCGGCTGCTGCCCCGCGCCGATATCGTCGCCATGGTCCTGCCCGGCGGCGCCGCGACGGAACACCTGATGGACGAGCGCCGCCTCGGCCTGATGAAAAAAGGCGCTTTCCTCATCAACGTCGGCCGCGGCAGCGCCGTCGACCCGGAAGCGCTGAAAAAGGCGCTGCGCGCCAAGCATCTCGGCGGCGCGGCCTTGGACGTGACGGAGCCGGAGCCGCTGCCCGCCGGCGACGAGCTGTGGGGGTTCGACAACGTCATCATCACGCCGCACGTGGCCGGATTCTTTTATCTGCCCGAAACGCTGAACCGCATCGTGCGCATCGCCGGGGACAACCTGCGCGCCTGGACGCGCGGCAGACCTCTGAGCCATGTTGTCGACGTGAAAAAAGACGCTTGA
- a CDS encoding amidohydrolase family protein has product MADFDFSHEAFYDNHTHRLFMDRTSVTAEEFALNYYHGVRDAEDDAGRPCPSAAAFSHMPYQSVVRTLVHAMSHRFGCEESLQGVVAFRNSRTKTPEDLRRYTRMLYADQKVCGCTLDCELPMGHHDTMCFPCRVNRLFQYENVFSEQLQTADSYKALLDQVLQSINDAARQGFAGLKGHIGEKFGGMAVRDITAQDAEKSFDAAKSGKKEAVDTVYHAMFPHILTICQDLNVPLHLHSGSTGFKNRTDFYQVDPILMAPFLKEKRFFHAKIVFLHQSFPFTRNAAIMACNFPNVYLDLSQTLPWQPLLFARCLEDALSITPHDKIMLGTGQHWYAEMVWIAAFIAKKALTRVMRQFTEDGLLSERQAKESARMVLSENALKLYGQRD; this is encoded by the coding sequence ATGGCAGATTTCGACTTCAGCCACGAAGCTTTTTATGACAATCACACGCACCGTCTGTTTATGGACAGGACATCCGTCACGGCCGAAGAGTTCGCGCTCAATTACTATCACGGCGTGCGTGATGCCGAAGACGACGCGGGGCGTCCCTGCCCGTCCGCCGCGGCGTTCAGTCACATGCCGTACCAGAGCGTCGTACGGACGCTGGTTCACGCCATGTCGCACCGCTTCGGCTGCGAGGAGTCGCTGCAAGGCGTCGTAGCCTTCCGCAACAGCCGCACGAAAACGCCGGAGGACCTGCGCCGCTACACGCGCATGCTCTACGCCGACCAAAAGGTCTGCGGCTGCACGCTCGACTGCGAGCTGCCCATGGGGCACCACGACACGATGTGCTTTCCCTGCCGCGTGAACCGCCTGTTTCAGTACGAAAATGTCTTCAGCGAACAACTTCAAACGGCGGATTCTTACAAAGCGCTGTTGGATCAAGTGCTGCAGAGCATCAACGACGCGGCTCGGCAGGGGTTTGCCGGACTCAAAGGGCATATCGGCGAAAAGTTCGGCGGCATGGCCGTGCGCGACATAACAGCGCAGGATGCGGAAAAATCCTTCGACGCCGCGAAATCCGGCAAAAAGGAAGCCGTCGACACGGTTTATCACGCTATGTTCCCTCATATTCTCACGATCTGTCAGGATTTGAACGTGCCGCTGCATCTTCATTCCGGCAGCACGGGATTCAAAAATCGTACTGACTTCTATCAGGTTGATCCGATCCTGATGGCGCCGTTCCTCAAGGAAAAACGTTTCTTCCACGCAAAAATCGTTTTCCTGCATCAGAGTTTTCCCTTCACGCGCAACGCCGCCATCATGGCCTGCAACTTCCCCAACGTGTACCTCGACCTGAGCCAGACGCTGCCCTGGCAGCCGCTGTTGTTTGCGCGCTGCCTCGAAGACGCGCTTTCGATCACGCCGCACGACAAGATCATGCTCGGCACGGGACAGCACTGGTACGCCGAAATGGTCTGGATCGCCGCTTTCATCGCCAAGAAAGCGCTGACGCGCGTCATGAGGCAGTTCACGGAAGACGGTCTGCTCTCCGAACGTCAGGCAAAAGAAAGCGCCCGCATGGTGCTGAGCGAGAACGCGCTGAAACTCTACGGGCAGAGGGACTGA
- a CDS encoding phosphohydrolase, which yields MSYITTYGGIHFDPLAPRPEQILAEDIAHALSLICRGNGHVRRFYSVAQHSLACSYEAEARGLSARVRLACLLHDAAEAYLSDVTRPVKTLMPQLRAAEDRLLDVIWRKFLDEAPDESEQALVFEIDDDMLSYEFHVLMPEDISDRWRKIRCAVDTRWEEPARAAARFEKRLRELWAMILE from the coding sequence ATGAGCTATATAACGACGTACGGCGGCATCCATTTCGATCCGCTGGCGCCGCGGCCGGAGCAGATCCTGGCGGAAGACATCGCCCACGCCCTGTCGCTGATTTGCCGCGGCAACGGACACGTGCGGCGCTTTTACTCGGTGGCGCAGCACAGTCTGGCTTGTTCATACGAAGCGGAAGCCCGCGGACTTTCGGCGCGCGTCCGGCTGGCCTGCCTGCTTCACGATGCGGCCGAAGCTTATCTGTCGGACGTGACGCGCCCCGTGAAGACGCTGATGCCGCAGCTTCGCGCCGCTGAAGACCGATTGCTCGACGTCATCTGGCGCAAATTTCTCGACGAGGCGCCGGACGAGAGCGAACAGGCGTTGGTTTTTGAAATCGACGACGACATGCTCAGCTACGAGTTTCACGTTCTCATGCCCGAGGATATTTCCGATCGCTGGCGCAAAATCCGCTGTGCCGTCGATACCCGCTGGGAAGAACCGGCCCGCGCGGCGGCCCGCTTCGAGAAGCGGTTGCGCGAGCTGTGGGCGATGATTTTGGAATAG
- a CDS encoding tripartite tricarboxylate transporter substrate binding protein: MKKSILAKVVSVAALFITCGAAFAAGKYDNWPEKDIHIVYYTRPGSGGDTFLRNMAVAVKNKLNGHNIVIENLIDPSGAVPWGRVQRAPQDGYTLACLSTTVVTADLIGHSPVKYPDFAYVCALGNDPQYVFTRKDMQFDTLPELIDYAKKNPGKLNWGTAAPTSASTICSAEIIRTTGIDVNRIVFDTGGDTLVNILGGFCDVGVGEYVDMRPQVEAGNLKLIALLARDRNSLNVPTTTVENGFNIVFERLRGLAAPAGTDPELVARMAEVFKAALDDEKFKKYLADEAIEGKFVDGAAFLASYDGVAATIKDNEAALRGKKN; the protein is encoded by the coding sequence ATGAAAAAGAGCATCTTAGCAAAAGTTGTGTCTGTCGCCGCGCTGTTCATCACATGCGGTGCGGCCTTCGCCGCCGGCAAATACGACAACTGGCCGGAAAAGGATATTCACATCGTCTACTACACCCGCCCCGGTTCGGGCGGCGACACGTTCCTTCGCAACATGGCCGTCGCCGTCAAGAACAAGCTGAACGGGCACAACATCGTGATCGAGAATCTCATCGATCCTTCCGGCGCCGTGCCTTGGGGGCGTGTGCAGAGAGCGCCCCAGGACGGCTACACGCTGGCCTGCCTGAGCACCACGGTGGTCACCGCCGATCTGATCGGTCATTCGCCCGTCAAATATCCCGACTTCGCCTATGTTTGCGCGCTGGGCAACGATCCTCAGTACGTCTTCACCCGTAAGGACATGCAGTTCGACACGTTGCCCGAGCTGATCGACTACGCGAAAAAGAATCCCGGCAAGCTTAACTGGGGCACCGCGGCACCAACCAGCGCCAGCACGATCTGCTCCGCCGAGATCATCCGCACGACGGGGATCGACGTGAACCGGATCGTTTTCGACACCGGCGGCGACACGCTGGTCAATATTCTCGGCGGTTTCTGCGACGTGGGCGTCGGCGAATACGTCGACATGCGTCCGCAGGTCGAAGCCGGCAACCTCAAGCTGATTGCGTTGCTTGCCAGAGACCGCAACAGCCTCAACGTGCCTACTACCACCGTCGAGAATGGTTTCAACATCGTCTTCGAGCGTCTGCGCGGTCTCGCCGCTCCCGCCGGCACCGATCCCGAACTGGTGGCCCGTATGGCCGAAGTTTTCAAGGCCGCCCTTGACGACGAGAAGTTCAAAAAGTATCTGGCCGACGAGGCTATCGAGGGCAAGTTCGTCGATGGCGCCGCGTTCCTCGCCTCCTATGACGGCGTGGCCGCAACCATCAAAGACAACGAAGCGGCTCTGCGCGGCAAGAAAAATTAG
- a CDS encoding alpha-hydroxy-acid oxidizing protein has protein sequence MDYKEVLETARKVLAAKCRVCPVCDGRACRGEVPGVGGKGTGATFVRNVAALAEVKLVLDTLYADRGQDTSCEFFGRTFAMPVFAAPIGGMKLNYGSDIGEAANGERVVRGAHAAGSAAFTGDSPDEAFYGPLEAIKALDGWGVPTIKPWAMKQALARMADAVAAGVMAVAMDVDAAGLVNVKLRGESVYPKSVADLHALVEAAGKTPFIVKGIMSVKGALKALEAGCYGIVVSNHGGRVLDHGQSTVEVLPEIAQAVNGRMKVFVDGGVRSGVDVFKMLALGADAVLIGRPVTMSAFGGGAEGVEIYLKKIQSELTGTMLMTGAATLAEIGRDMVSVPAYF, from the coding sequence ATGGATTACAAAGAAGTGCTGGAAACGGCGCGCAAAGTTCTGGCGGCCAAGTGCCGCGTCTGTCCGGTGTGCGACGGGCGCGCCTGCCGCGGCGAGGTGCCCGGCGTGGGCGGCAAGGGAACCGGCGCCACGTTCGTGCGCAACGTCGCCGCCCTTGCGGAAGTGAAGCTCGTGCTCGACACGCTCTACGCCGACCGCGGTCAGGACACGAGCTGCGAGTTCTTCGGACGCACGTTCGCCATGCCCGTGTTCGCCGCGCCGATCGGCGGCATGAAACTCAACTACGGCTCCGACATTGGCGAAGCCGCCAACGGCGAACGCGTCGTCAGAGGGGCGCACGCCGCCGGCAGCGCCGCCTTCACCGGCGATTCGCCCGACGAGGCCTTTTACGGTCCGCTGGAGGCGATCAAGGCGCTGGACGGCTGGGGCGTGCCCACCATCAAACCCTGGGCCATGAAGCAGGCGCTTGCGCGCATGGCCGACGCCGTCGCCGCCGGCGTGATGGCCGTGGCCATGGATGTGGACGCCGCCGGCCTGGTCAACGTGAAGCTGCGCGGCGAATCCGTCTATCCCAAGAGCGTCGCCGATCTTCACGCTCTCGTCGAGGCCGCGGGGAAAACGCCGTTCATCGTCAAGGGCATCATGTCCGTCAAGGGCGCGCTGAAAGCGCTCGAAGCCGGCTGCTACGGCATCGTCGTCTCCAACCACGGCGGCCGCGTGCTCGATCACGGCCAGTCCACCGTGGAAGTGCTGCCCGAGATCGCGCAAGCCGTGAACGGCCGCATGAAGGTCTTCGTCGACGGCGGCGTCAGAAGCGGCGTCGACGTCTTCAAAATGCTGGCGCTGGGCGCCGACGCCGTGCTGATCGGACGCCCCGTCACCATGTCGGCCTTCGGCGGCGGAGCCGAGGGCGTGGAGATCTATTTGAAAAAAATCCAGTCCGAGCTGACGGGAACCATGCTCATGACCGGCGCGGCGACGCTTGCCGAGATCGGCCGCGACATGGTGAGCGTGCCCGCGTATTTTTAG
- a CDS encoding LysR family transcriptional regulator has translation MRFEQLHLFATILSCGSFAAAGRLLHLSQPSITASLNVLEAEVGQRLLERTPGQRRPVRPTAAGEIFATFARKALADYRGMLSAVTLSSDAPQTPVRIGVTPTPGSSLLPVLTNKFREENPTLTVQVKTFRGTELARRLKEGEFDLGVTGTRPQDDGIVFERFFYDPLVLIAPVRMGLSGPITLRELKRLPLIVRDASGNLMRLLIQALNRVGLSLAQMNVVMQVSGNNDVLSSVTLGAGVGFVARSLLAANRENHDIMVVPVRRLQVARYVYMLRRESSSFTGGMRLFWEYAMGTEWREHVFSYNTMML, from the coding sequence ATGCGATTCGAACAGCTTCACCTTTTTGCGACGATTTTGAGCTGCGGTTCTTTTGCTGCCGCCGGCCGTCTGCTGCACCTGAGCCAGCCGAGCATCACGGCTTCGCTGAACGTGCTGGAGGCGGAAGTGGGGCAGAGGCTGTTGGAACGCACGCCTGGGCAGCGGCGTCCCGTTCGTCCGACGGCGGCCGGCGAAATCTTTGCCACGTTCGCTCGAAAGGCGCTGGCCGATTATCGGGGCATGCTGTCGGCCGTCACGCTGTCGTCGGATGCGCCGCAGACGCCCGTCAGAATCGGCGTCACGCCGACGCCGGGCAGCTCGCTCCTGCCTGTGCTGACCAATAAATTCCGCGAGGAGAACCCTACGCTTACGGTACAGGTCAAAACGTTTCGAGGCACCGAACTGGCGCGTCGTCTCAAAGAGGGGGAGTTCGATCTCGGCGTGACCGGCACTCGACCGCAGGACGACGGCATCGTTTTCGAGCGGTTCTTTTACGATCCGCTTGTTTTGATCGCTCCGGTCCGCATGGGACTGTCGGGACCGATTACGCTGCGCGAACTGAAACGCCTGCCGTTGATCGTGCGCGACGCCTCGGGCAATCTGATGCGCCTGCTGATCCAGGCGCTGAACCGCGTCGGCCTGTCGTTGGCGCAGATGAACGTCGTCATGCAGGTGTCGGGCAACAACGACGTGCTGTCGTCGGTGACGCTCGGCGCCGGCGTCGGTTTTGTGGCGCGCTCGCTGCTGGCGGCCAACCGCGAAAACCATGACATCATGGTCGTGCCGGTGCGCCGTCTGCAGGTGGCGCGTTACGTCTACATGCTGCGGCGCGAAAGCAGTTCCTTCACCGGCGGCATGAGGCTCTTCTGGGAATACGCCATGGGCACGGAATGGCGCGAGCACGTTTTTTCGTACAACACGATGATGCTGTGA
- a CDS encoding tripartite tricarboxylate transporter TctB family protein, giving the protein MSSFLSKDRLIGLFCFAFAGYVWYEAGTFPTSDFDAVGPTLYPRFLATVIGLAALIIFLKAKPENAAGASRPKYGSFLYVILLSAAYATLLNPLGFIPTTILFLLCMVIYFDPSEMKVRLRNAALYAVLFSVFLYLFFAKLLGVLLPGGVLHGLLG; this is encoded by the coding sequence TTGAGCAGTTTTCTCAGCAAGGATCGCCTGATCGGCCTCTTTTGCTTCGCCTTTGCCGGTTACGTCTGGTACGAAGCGGGGACGTTCCCCACATCCGACTTCGACGCGGTCGGTCCCACGCTGTATCCGCGTTTTCTCGCCACGGTCATCGGTCTGGCGGCGCTGATCATTTTCCTGAAGGCAAAGCCCGAAAACGCCGCCGGCGCTTCGCGCCCCAAGTACGGATCGTTCCTGTACGTGATCCTGCTTTCCGCCGCCTACGCTACCCTGCTGAATCCGCTCGGTTTTATCCCTACGACGATTCTGTTCCTGCTGTGCATGGTGATTTACTTCGACCCCAGCGAGATGAAGGTCCGGCTGCGCAACGCCGCGCTTTATGCGGTGCTGTTCAGCGTTTTCCTGTATCTCTTCTTCGCCAAACTGCTGGGCGTACTTTTGCCCGGCGGCGTACTTCACGGTCTGCTCGGCTGA
- a CDS encoding isocitrate lyase/PEP mutase family protein, which yields MYSKKSRAAVLRDLFRNNRVVVAPAAGDALGARMVEDAGFEAVVVSGSSMSNLELGSADVGILSYGELRNNFLNILGATTIPMIVDADTGYGGTLPIRRMVREYEAMDIAGIQIEDQVFPKMCAYYSNTAVVSAEEMVERLRAVFAARLNPDFFVIARTDAAKSLGFDEALRRAQIYRNAGADMIFITVPPKAEDMKRIAALPFPVCTSIVEGTVNEDFTVDQLADMGFKLVKFPQTLIRASMKAMHDALASLRETGGTKAYRDRIATQKERGLYTHIGDFSDFQARIERNSSFTVEE from the coding sequence ATGTACAGTAAAAAATCACGAGCCGCGGTCTTGCGCGATCTCTTCAGAAACAATCGGGTCGTCGTCGCACCGGCCGCAGGCGACGCGCTTGGCGCCCGCATGGTGGAGGACGCCGGCTTCGAGGCCGTGGTCGTCAGCGGGTCGTCCATGTCCAACCTCGAGCTGGGCAGCGCCGACGTGGGCATCCTCTCCTACGGCGAACTGCGCAACAACTTTCTCAACATCCTCGGCGCTACGACGATCCCGATGATCGTCGACGCCGACACGGGGTACGGCGGCACGCTGCCCATCCGCCGCATGGTGCGCGAGTACGAGGCCATGGACATCGCCGGCATCCAGATCGAGGATCAGGTTTTCCCGAAGATGTGCGCCTATTACAGCAACACGGCCGTGGTCAGCGCCGAGGAAATGGTGGAACGTCTGCGCGCCGTGTTCGCCGCGCGCCTCAATCCCGATTTCTTCGTGATCGCCCGCACCGACGCGGCCAAATCGCTCGGCTTCGACGAGGCGCTGCGCCGCGCCCAGATCTATCGTAACGCCGGAGCGGACATGATCTTCATCACCGTGCCGCCCAAGGCCGAGGACATGAAGCGCATCGCCGCCCTGCCCTTTCCCGTCTGCACGAGCATCGTCGAAGGCACCGTCAACGAGGACTTCACCGTCGACCAGCTGGCGGACATGGGGTTCAAGCTCGTCAAGTTCCCGCAGACGCTGATCCGCGCTTCCATGAAAGCCATGCACGACGCGCTCGCGAGCCTGCGCGAGACCGGCGGCACCAAAGCCTACCGCGACCGCATCGCCACGCAGAAAGAGCGCGGGCTCTACACCCATATCGGCGATTTCAGCGATTTTCAGGCGCGGATCGAGAGAAACAGCTCCTTCACAGTCGAAGAGTAG